The DNA sequence TCGGTGGCCGCGGCGAACAGGTCGGCGAGCAGGGCCGCCCGGCGCGCCTGCGAGCCCTTTCCGGCCACCGCCCCGATCTCGGTGAACGCCGCGTCGACCGCCGGGACGGTCAGCGTCGGTGCGGCCGCAGGTTCGGGAAGAGAGCGCAGCGCCGCCCAGCCGACGCCGATCTGGCGCTGGGGCAGTTCACCCGACAGCCACGCGACCGTCACCGTGACGAGCCGGGCGTCCTGTTCGGTGCCCGCCCGGCTCAGCAGTTCGGCGATCGCGGCGGTCTTGGCCAGCCGCGACGACGTGGCGCCGACGCCGGCGGACGCGGTGGCGACATCGACGAGCAGCACGCCCCGAGGATGTCACGCCGGTCCGACATCGCTCAGCAGGCCGGTCAGCACCTCGGCCTCGCTACGCAGGAGCGCGGCGCGCTCGGGGAAACCACCCGCGGCGGCATCCGCGGCGGCGCTGACCCGTTCGTCGACCTCCGCGGTGAGCAGCGCGCGGATGTGTTGGTCGGACAGCGTTCGTCGCGCCACTTCGGCAGCACCGAGCCCCGCCACGCTGCCCGCGATCGGACCGGTGCCGGTGGCGACTCGTGCGTCGTCGGGCGTTTCGGCGTTGTCCACGGCGGCGAGGGCTGACCGCAACGCGGCGACGCGGACGGTGTCGCGTTGCTTGCGCGCGTTGAGAAGCTCGCCGCGGAGCAGGTGGCGCCATCGGTCGGCAGGCGTGATCACGGCCGTCGACGGTAGCGCGTGAGGCGGCCGGCGAGCCACAGATTTTCGTCGCGCTCGCGGTTGGGCGAAGGGGC is a window from the Mycolicibacterium litorale genome containing:
- a CDS encoding glutamyl-tRNA amidotransferase; the protein is MITPADRWRHLLRGELLNARKQRDTVRVAALRSALAAVDNAETPDDARVATGTGPIAGSVAGLGAAEVARRTLSDQHIRALLTAEVDERVSAAADAAAGGFPERAALLRSEAEVLTGLLSDVGPA